In Caretta caretta isolate rCarCar2 chromosome 20, rCarCar1.hap1, whole genome shotgun sequence, a single window of DNA contains:
- the LOC125627420 gene encoding surfeit locus protein 4 isoform X1, with amino-acid sequence MAPSGDLMGAAEDLADQFLRVTKRYLPHLAHLCLISTFLEDGIRMWFQWNEQRDYIHMSWGSGIILATLFVLINMSGQLVGCVLVLARKFVPYACFGLFGIILMQTVAYSILWDLKFLMRNLALGGGLLLLLAESRSEGKSMFAGVPTVDDISPRQYMQLGGRLLLVLMFMTLLHFELSAFTIFQDIFGMALIILVAIGFKTKLAALTLVIWLFVINLVQNAFWNIPTYRPLHDFLKYDFFQTMSVIGGLLLVVALGPGGVSMDEHKKKW; translated from the exons ATGGCGCCCAGTGGAGACTTGATGGGGGCTGCTGAGGACCTGGCCGACCAG TTCTTACGGGTGACGAAGCGCTACCTACCTCACCTGGCTCACCTCTGTCTGATCAGCACTTTCCTTGAAGATGGGATACGGATGTGGTTTCAATGGAACGAGCAGCGGGATTACATCCATATGTCATGGGGGAGCGGCATCATCTTGGCCACGCTATTCGTGTTAATCAACATGTCTGGACAGCTGG TTGGGTGCGTTCTAGTCCTGGCCAGGAAGTTTGTTCCTTATGCTTGTTTTGGCCTGTTTGGGATTATCTTAATGCAG ACAGTCGCTTACAGTATTTTATGGGATCTCAAATTCCTGATGAG gaacCTTGCCCTAGGaggtgggctgctgctgctactggcaGAGTCCCGCTCTGAAGGGAAGTCCATGTTCGCCGGCGTCCCCACCGTGGACGACATCTCACCGCGACAGTACATgcagctggggggcaggctccTGCTTGTGCTCATGTTCATGACACTACTGCACTTTGAACTCAGTGCTTTCACC ATCTTCCAGGACATCTTTGGCATGGCGTTGATCATCTTAGTGGCCATTGGCTTCAAGACCAAGCTGGCCGCCCTTACCCTGGTCATCTGGCTCTTCGTAATCAATCTGGTACAGAATGCGTTCTGGAACATCCCCACCTACAGGCCTCTCCACGACTTCCTAAAGTATGACTTTTTCCAGACCATGTCGGTAATAGGGggcctgctgctggtggtggcgctgGGCCCGGGAGGAGTGTCAATGGACGAGCACAAAAAGAAGTGGTGA
- the LOC125627420 gene encoding surfeit locus protein 4 isoform X2 produces the protein MWFQWNEQRDYIHMSWGSGIILATLFVLINMSGQLVGCVLVLARKFVPYACFGLFGIILMQTVAYSILWDLKFLMRNLALGGGLLLLLAESRSEGKSMFAGVPTVDDISPRQYMQLGGRLLLVLMFMTLLHFELSAFTIFQDIFGMALIILVAIGFKTKLAALTLVIWLFVINLVQNAFWNIPTYRPLHDFLKYDFFQTMSVIGGLLLVVALGPGGVSMDEHKKKW, from the exons ATGTGGTTTCAATGGAACGAGCAGCGGGATTACATCCATATGTCATGGGGGAGCGGCATCATCTTGGCCACGCTATTCGTGTTAATCAACATGTCTGGACAGCTGG TTGGGTGCGTTCTAGTCCTGGCCAGGAAGTTTGTTCCTTATGCTTGTTTTGGCCTGTTTGGGATTATCTTAATGCAG ACAGTCGCTTACAGTATTTTATGGGATCTCAAATTCCTGATGAG gaacCTTGCCCTAGGaggtgggctgctgctgctactggcaGAGTCCCGCTCTGAAGGGAAGTCCATGTTCGCCGGCGTCCCCACCGTGGACGACATCTCACCGCGACAGTACATgcagctggggggcaggctccTGCTTGTGCTCATGTTCATGACACTACTGCACTTTGAACTCAGTGCTTTCACC ATCTTCCAGGACATCTTTGGCATGGCGTTGATCATCTTAGTGGCCATTGGCTTCAAGACCAAGCTGGCCGCCCTTACCCTGGTCATCTGGCTCTTCGTAATCAATCTGGTACAGAATGCGTTCTGGAACATCCCCACCTACAGGCCTCTCCACGACTTCCTAAAGTATGACTTTTTCCAGACCATGTCGGTAATAGGGggcctgctgctggtggtggcgctgGGCCCGGGAGGAGTGTCAATGGACGAGCACAAAAAGAAGTGGTGA